From Candidatus Xianfuyuplasma coldseepsis:
TTCGTCAATAATCGCTTCTTGATTATTCATTAACGATAGTTCATTGATAATTTTATTCGCTTCTTGTTTCATTCGCACAATGTACATGTCGTGCTTGTACAACTTCATTTGCTTCTTCGATACAACTTCTACATCGATCTTGTATAACTCCTTAACACTAGAAATCACACGGCGAGCAATCTTTAAGTTGGTTGTATGAAACTCTACCGATAGACCATTGCTGGATATGTGGATATCCCCGTTAATGCGTAAAAGAGCGGATAATTCTGCTAAAACACAGCAATTATCTGCCTTGACACTCAACAATTCACTTTTAACATCAGCTGCAAAACTCATATCATCACCAATCCTACCAAAATTATAACATGACGGTAAAAAAAAGAATAGGCACAAGTCCTATTCTTACCAAACTTTATTCGATTTACCTAAGTATTTACCAACTTGGATTGCAGCAATGCTTCCATCGTTTGCAGCGGTAATGATTTGGCGTAATTCTTTATCGACAACATCACCAATGGCATAAATACCAGGTACTTTTGTTGCCATGTTTTCATCCACTTCAATGTATCCCCATTTATTGGTGATACCCAAATCTTTTACAAAGTCTGTTTTTGGAATTTGGCCAATAAAGACGAATGCACCTTGAACAGCGATGTCTTGTTCTTCTTTGGTTTCAACATTTCGTACTGTAACACTTTCCATTTTATCCGTACCGTTGAAGGATACTACTTCGTATCCAAGTAAGAAGTCTGCTTTACCAGTTTCTTTTAACTCATCAATAGCTACAGCATCCGCTTGCAAAGTCGGTAAGATGTTGACAACGGTTATGTGGTTTACTGTTTTTGCAAGAAACGCAGCTTCTTCAATAGCACTGTTTCCTCCACCAACAACGACGATATCCAAATCTTTAAAGAAGGCACCGTCACACACTGCACACCAACTAACACCTTTTCCGGATAATTCGGATTCACCAGGGGCGTTTGTACTGCGTGGTATGGTTCCTGTACCGATAATCACAGCTGCTGTTTGATACACTTCACCAGATGCGGTGTGAACTTCCTTATAGTCACCTTTGTCAACGACGTTGACAACGTCACCGTAACGATATTCGACACCGAGTTCTTGTGTATGATTAAACATTTTTTCACTTAACTCAAATCCAGAAATGTTTCCAAATCCTGTATAGTTTTCAATTTCCCAAGTGGTCATCATTTTCCCACCAGGAGCGGCTTTTTCCAACATCAACGTTTTCAAACTAGAACGTTGTGTATAAATTGCAGCAGTCATCCCTCCGGGACCTGCACCGATAATAATAACATCAAATTTTTCCATCATTTTCACCTCGATTATTTATTATACTCCTTCTACTTCATTTTGTTCAGCGTTTTGCTCAGCGACCTCAGCTAAGACCTCGTAATACTTTTTCTGTGGCCATATTGTACGCGTTAATGCGAGCAACGCAATTCCACCAGCAATCATCACAAGACTGATGACTTGTGCTGTTCGGATATTGGTATCGCCGATGTACAAACTATCTGTCCGCATACCTTCAATAAAGTAACGACCAACACTATACCAAATCAAATATACCGGTAATAAGTCCCCACGAGTTAAGATCTTTGTTCGTCGTAATATCAACATGATGATGAATCCAACCACATTCCACATACTTTCATAGAAGAATGTTGGATGATAGTAATTTACGCGTACCATTTCGCCAAACATATCTTCTACAAGATATCCTGGGTCTCCCGGTTCAATCTCAATCAACATTTGATTGGTGATAAAATCAGGTAGTTTTAAGGTACCAGATAAAAACTCCCGTTGTTCATCAAGCGACAACGCTGGCGCTCCATCGGTTGTTCCACCAATAATGCCTCCATGTGCTTCTTGATTAAAGAAGTTCCCCCAACGCCCAAATGCTTGAGCAATCAAGAATCCAGGTGCCATGATATCAAAAACACTAAAGATATTGATTCCGCGCTTCTTGGTATAGAAATAAGCACTAACAAAGGCGGTTATGAATCCTCCGTGTATGGCAAGTCCTCCATCGCGAATATTAAATACGTTGATGATTCCATCAACAAAACCGTATGTTTGGAAATAAGGCCAATATGAATTGCCCCATTCAAATAGTACATACCATAAACGGGTTCCGACTATCGATAATGGAACGATGATTAAAACACCGTCCAAGATATGATCCGTTGAAATTCCTAGTTTATTCCCTTCTCGTATTCCTAGTAAGATGGCTGTCAGTAGACCCAGCATAATCATTAAACTATATTTCTGCCAGGAAAATGAATCAAAGAGTGTGATAAACGTTGGGTCTATCGGATTAAATACATGCATTGTAATGACCTCTATTCTGTTTGTTTCTGTTTTAAATATTCATCAAGTGCATCAGAAAACTCTTGTGCGGCATTTTCACCCAAAAATTTCAACCGGGCGTTTACCGATGCGGCTTCTACGAGGGAAGCGACATTCCGACCTTCTGATATGGGAATCTTTATATGTTCGACATCAGAATCAAAGAATCGAATCGTATGACTTTCCAATCCTAATCGATCATATTCTTGTTTGTAATCCCAGGGTTCCAAATCGATAACCAACATGATTTTCTTGTTTTCTTTGTAGGCCTTAGCGCCAAACATCTTCACCACATTGACAATACCGATACCGCGAATTTCCAAGTAACGGCGTAATAATTCAGGTGCTTCACCAACAATAACACCAATTTCTCGTTGATAGATATCAACACGATCATCAGCAACCAATTGATGCCCACGACGAACCAGTTCCAAGGCAACTTCACTTTTTCCTAACCCGCTTTTCCCACGAATTAATACACCGACACCACTAACATCTAACAGTGTACCATGTAAACTCTGACGGGGAGCAAGTTTCGCACTTAAATATTGATATAAATTACTTAATAGTGCGGATGTCTTCTTGTTGCTTTTTACGATCGGAATCTGATACTCATTCCCTTTGCGAATAAACACTTCGGGAACCTCCGCATTATGAGAGAAGATAAACATGGGTGGTTGTGCTTGAAACAACATATCCACACGAATCTCTTGATCCTGATGGTTTAACCACCCAAAAAAGGCCACTTCTTTACTACCGAATACTTGAACACGATCGTGCTCATAGAAATCAAACAAACCCGCTAGTTCAATCCCT
This genomic window contains:
- the hprK gene encoding HPr(Ser) kinase/phosphatase; translated protein: MGLTVQTVVEEHRLAVISGSEGLLREITKPQVSRPGIELAGLFDFYEHDRVQVFGSKEVAFFGWLNHQDQEIRVDMLFQAQPPMFIFSHNAEVPEVFIRKGNEYQIPIVKSNKKTSALLSNLYQYLSAKLAPRQSLHGTLLDVSGVGVLIRGKSGLGKSEVALELVRRGHQLVADDRVDIYQREIGVIVGEAPELLRRYLEIRGIGIVNVVKMFGAKAYKENKKIMLVIDLEPWDYKQEYDRLGLESHTIRFFDSDVEHIKIPISEGRNVASLVEAASVNARLKFLGENAAQEFSDALDEYLKQKQTE
- the lgt gene encoding prolipoprotein diacylglyceryl transferase gives rise to the protein MHVFNPIDPTFITLFDSFSWQKYSLMIMLGLLTAILLGIREGNKLGISTDHILDGVLIIVPLSIVGTRLWYVLFEWGNSYWPYFQTYGFVDGIINVFNIRDGGLAIHGGFITAFVSAYFYTKKRGINIFSVFDIMAPGFLIAQAFGRWGNFFNQEAHGGIIGGTTDGAPALSLDEQREFLSGTLKLPDFITNQMLIEIEPGDPGYLVEDMFGEMVRVNYYHPTFFYESMWNVVGFIIMLILRRTKILTRGDLLPVYLIWYSVGRYFIEGMRTDSLYIGDTNIRTAQVISLVMIAGGIALLALTRTIWPQKKYYEVLAEVAEQNAEQNEVEGV
- a CDS encoding NAD(P)/FAD-dependent oxidoreductase, which gives rise to MEKFDVIIIGAGPGGMTAAIYTQRSSLKTLMLEKAAPGGKMMTTWEIENYTGFGNISGFELSEKMFNHTQELGVEYRYGDVVNVVDKGDYKEVHTASGEVYQTAAVIIGTGTIPRSTNAPGESELSGKGVSWCAVCDGAFFKDLDIVVVGGGNSAIEEAAFLAKTVNHITVVNILPTLQADAVAIDELKETGKADFLLGYEVVSFNGTDKMESVTVRNVETKEEQDIAVQGAFVFIGQIPKTDFVKDLGITNKWGYIEVDENMATKVPGIYAIGDVVDKELRQIITAANDGSIAAIQVGKYLGKSNKVW